In Desulfomonile tiedjei DSM 6799, a genomic segment contains:
- a CDS encoding winged helix-turn-helix domain-containing protein, whose protein sequence is MKSKVWIENTIGETVIGEGRFKILKAISETGSISKAALKVGQPFRRVWARVKDAETQSGIKLVETSNKGTTLTSEGEKLLRRYAELHRVCNRYANAKFRKLFPKNEYSRRRNVKRKRPA, encoded by the coding sequence GTGAAATCGAAAGTTTGGATCGAGAACACCATCGGCGAGACCGTGATCGGCGAAGGTCGATTCAAAATCCTGAAAGCCATAAGTGAAACAGGTTCCATCAGCAAAGCCGCTCTCAAAGTGGGCCAGCCATTCAGGCGAGTCTGGGCGAGAGTGAAAGATGCCGAGACTCAATCCGGCATCAAACTCGTCGAGACGAGCAACAAAGGAACCACGCTGACTTCTGAAGGAGAGAAATTGCTGAGAAGATATGCTGAACTTCATCGCGTGTGTAATCGTTACGCAAATGCGAAATTCAGGAAACTTTTTCCCAAGAACGAGTATTCACGGCGGCGGAACGTGAAGCGGAAGCGTCCCGCATGA
- a CDS encoding 4Fe-4S dicluster domain-containing protein: protein MSNGYSILVDTSKCTACRGCQVACKQWNQLPATKTTNWGSYQNPKDLSAETWKVVRFADGVNGNGKVYWHFFTDQCRHCLSPGCMAAVEKDEIVQDEKTGAVIFTPNTKDLDFKATLEGCPYNIPRQDPKNKQLFKCTMCFDRISNNQIPACVKSCPTGTMVFGERDKIVDMAKKRVQELKKDFPQAQALNVDDVRVIYVVKEDPKKYYQYAAGK from the coding sequence ATGTCAAATGGATATTCGATACTCGTTGACACCTCCAAATGCACTGCGTGCCGAGGCTGTCAGGTAGCCTGCAAGCAATGGAATCAATTGCCTGCTACAAAGACCACGAACTGGGGTAGCTATCAGAACCCCAAAGACCTTTCTGCCGAGACCTGGAAAGTCGTGAGGTTTGCCGACGGCGTAAACGGGAATGGCAAAGTGTACTGGCATTTCTTTACGGACCAGTGCCGACATTGCCTGTCTCCGGGCTGTATGGCAGCGGTGGAAAAAGATGAAATAGTTCAGGACGAAAAAACAGGGGCTGTTATCTTCACGCCCAATACCAAAGATCTGGATTTTAAAGCCACCTTGGAGGGATGTCCCTACAACATTCCTCGGCAAGATCCCAAAAACAAGCAGCTCTTCAAGTGCACGATGTGCTTTGACCGGATCTCGAACAATCAGATACCGGCCTGCGTCAAATCGTGTCCTACAGGAACTATGGTTTTCGGAGAACGCGACAAGATCGTGGACATGGCAAAAAAGAGGGTTCAGGAGCTCAAGAAGGATTTTCCTCAAGCTCAGGCCCTGAACGTAGATGATGTTCGGGTCATCTACGTTGTGAAAGAGGATCCGAAGAAGTACTACCAGTACGCAGCGGGTAAATAA
- the fdnG gene encoding formate dehydrogenase-N subunit alpha yields MDVTRREFLVISGALGAGAALSSLGLDLGATNAYAKELKIDKMKTAKRTTSICPYCSVGCGLIVSTDTKAGKIINIEGDPDHPVNGGSLCAKGASVYQTTAANPNRLTKVLYRAPYSDKWQEKSWDWAIAEIAKRAKKTRDAGFIEKNDKGQVVNRVENIAHLGSSNIDNEEVAVLNLMVRALGLVYIDHQARVUHSPTVAALGESFGRGAMTNHWVDLENSDCLLIMGSNAAENHPISMRWVMKAKEHGAKVISVDPRYTRTSAISDYYAALRSGTDIAFLGGMINYILEKNKYFKEYVENYTNASHIVGDKFDFNDGLFSGYNKETGKYDASNWALKRDDKGVAEKDPTLQNPRCVFQLLKKHYSRYTPEKVSEITGTPVEDLLKVYEMYSSTGTRDKAGSVLYALGWTHHTIGAQIIRTSAIVQLLLGNIGIAGGGINALRGQPNVQGSTDGCLLFHILPGYLKVPRGSQQTLEAYLKAYTPKTGEPQSANWWQNTPKYTVSLLKTFFGDKATKENDFGYAWLPKADDGKTYSWLDMCDVMYSGKINGMFIWSQNPAGSHPNVNKVVKALSNLDWLVHANIFNNETASFWHGPGLDPKKIKTEVFLLPAACSVEREGSLSNSGRVAQWRYKAVEPAGEAMPDGEMVYRLVRKLKELYKKEGGKCPEPILNLHWDYGDDKGRFDPHKTAKETNGYFVKDVTLKDPTGKDLNFKKGDLVPTFGLLQADGSTSCGNWLYCASYTNAGNMMARRGTEDPTGLGLYPNWAWCWPVNRRILYNRASCDPSGQPWNPKRVVVKWEGGKWVGDVPDGPWPPMSDKEKGKLPFIMKPDGVSSLFGPGMADGPFPEHYEPYENPLGKNPMSAQVSNPAIKIFKSDMDKVASADPNFPYVCSTNGITEHWCSGSFTRWQPWLLEMQPELYVEISPQLAGEIGIKNGDRVKVASIRGEVECVAMVTPRIRPFKIAGKTIHQVAMPYCFGWLMPKTDKNYATNLLTPAVGDANTMCPEYKAFMVNVKKV; encoded by the coding sequence ATGGATGTGACTCGCCGGGAGTTCCTTGTTATATCCGGCGCGTTGGGAGCCGGTGCGGCGCTCTCATCTTTGGGGCTCGATCTTGGAGCGACGAACGCATATGCGAAAGAGCTCAAGATCGACAAGATGAAGACAGCAAAACGCACCACATCGATCTGTCCGTACTGCTCTGTGGGGTGCGGTCTGATCGTAAGCACTGACACGAAAGCCGGAAAGATCATCAACATCGAGGGTGATCCCGATCATCCCGTTAACGGGGGCTCACTCTGCGCAAAAGGCGCATCGGTGTATCAAACAACTGCTGCCAATCCCAACCGCCTTACCAAGGTGCTCTATCGCGCCCCGTACAGCGACAAATGGCAAGAGAAAAGCTGGGACTGGGCAATCGCCGAAATCGCCAAGCGTGCGAAGAAGACTCGTGACGCGGGTTTCATAGAAAAGAACGACAAAGGCCAGGTAGTGAATCGCGTGGAGAACATAGCGCACCTGGGCAGCTCGAACATCGACAACGAAGAAGTTGCGGTTCTCAATTTAATGGTCAGGGCACTGGGCCTGGTTTACATCGACCACCAGGCCCGAGTCTGACACAGTCCGACTGTTGCGGCTCTGGGAGAGTCGTTCGGGCGCGGCGCAATGACCAATCACTGGGTGGATCTGGAAAACAGTGATTGCCTCCTCATCATGGGCAGCAATGCTGCCGAAAACCACCCCATCAGCATGAGATGGGTGATGAAGGCCAAAGAGCACGGTGCCAAAGTAATATCCGTTGATCCCCGGTACACGAGAACATCGGCCATTTCCGACTATTATGCCGCCTTACGTTCCGGAACCGACATAGCCTTCCTCGGCGGCATGATCAACTACATTCTGGAAAAAAATAAGTATTTCAAAGAGTACGTCGAAAACTACACGAACGCATCGCACATTGTTGGGGACAAGTTCGATTTCAACGATGGTCTATTTTCCGGATACAACAAAGAGACCGGGAAATACGACGCTTCTAACTGGGCCCTTAAACGGGACGACAAAGGGGTCGCCGAAAAAGACCCGACTTTGCAGAATCCGCGGTGCGTGTTTCAACTTCTTAAAAAGCACTATTCCAGATACACGCCTGAAAAGGTATCCGAGATTACGGGTACTCCCGTGGAAGATTTGCTGAAAGTATACGAGATGTATTCTTCCACAGGGACTCGAGACAAAGCCGGCAGCGTCCTGTACGCTTTGGGTTGGACCCACCACACGATTGGGGCGCAGATCATCCGCACAAGCGCCATCGTCCAGTTGCTCCTGGGCAACATTGGAATAGCGGGTGGAGGCATCAACGCCCTTCGCGGGCAACCGAACGTTCAGGGGTCAACGGACGGATGTCTGTTGTTCCATATCCTTCCGGGATACCTGAAGGTTCCCAGAGGGTCTCAGCAAACCCTGGAAGCATATCTGAAAGCGTACACGCCCAAGACGGGTGAGCCCCAATCCGCGAACTGGTGGCAAAATACCCCCAAGTACACGGTGAGCTTGCTCAAAACGTTCTTCGGCGACAAGGCCACCAAGGAAAACGACTTCGGCTATGCCTGGCTGCCCAAAGCAGACGACGGCAAGACGTATTCGTGGCTTGACATGTGCGACGTGATGTACTCGGGTAAGATCAATGGCATGTTCATATGGAGCCAAAACCCTGCAGGGAGCCATCCCAATGTCAATAAAGTGGTAAAAGCCCTGAGCAACCTCGACTGGCTCGTCCATGCCAACATCTTCAACAATGAGACTGCATCCTTCTGGCACGGCCCGGGATTGGATCCCAAGAAGATCAAAACCGAGGTGTTTCTCTTGCCCGCTGCCTGTTCGGTAGAGAGAGAGGGGAGCCTCAGCAACAGCGGACGAGTTGCCCAGTGGCGCTACAAGGCTGTTGAGCCTGCGGGCGAAGCAATGCCCGACGGCGAAATGGTATATCGCCTGGTCCGGAAACTGAAAGAGCTTTACAAGAAGGAAGGGGGCAAGTGTCCTGAGCCGATTTTGAACTTGCATTGGGACTATGGAGACGACAAGGGCAGGTTCGATCCCCACAAGACAGCCAAGGAGACCAACGGCTATTTCGTGAAGGATGTGACGCTCAAAGATCCCACGGGGAAAGACCTCAACTTCAAGAAGGGCGATCTTGTTCCCACCTTCGGGTTACTGCAGGCCGACGGCAGCACTTCATGCGGAAATTGGCTCTATTGCGCAAGCTACACCAATGCGGGAAACATGATGGCCCGCAGAGGAACGGAAGATCCCACCGGCCTGGGCCTCTATCCCAATTGGGCATGGTGCTGGCCCGTGAACCGCAGAATCCTTTATAACCGCGCATCCTGCGACCCCAGCGGCCAACCGTGGAATCCCAAGAGGGTCGTGGTGAAATGGGAAGGCGGCAAATGGGTTGGCGACGTTCCTGATGGCCCATGGCCTCCCATGAGCGACAAAGAAAAGGGCAAACTCCCCTTCATCATGAAGCCGGATGGAGTCTCTTCTTTGTTCGGGCCCGGTATGGCGGACGGTCCTTTTCCAGAGCACTATGAACCGTACGAGAACCCGCTGGGGAAAAACCCCATGTCTGCGCAGGTGAGCAATCCTGCAATCAAGATCTTCAAGAGCGACATGGATAAGGTTGCTTCGGCCGATCCCAACTTCCCCTACGTGTGCAGCACCAATGGTATCACTGAGCACTGGTGCTCGGGTTCCTTTACTCGATGGCAACCCTGGCTCCTGGAGATGCAGCCCGAGCTGTACGTGGAAATAAGCCCTCAACTGGCTGGCGAAATCGGAATCAAGAACGGTGATCGAGTGAAGGTGGCTTCAATCAGAGGTGAAGTGGAATGTGTTGCCATGGTGACCCCACGCATCAGGCCTTTCAAAATCGCCGGTAAGACCATCCATCAGGTGGCAATGCCCTACTGTTTCGGGTGGCTTATGCCAAAAACCGACAAGAACTATGCGACCAATCTCCTGACACCAGCAGTGGGAGATGCCAACACCATGTGCCCTGAATATAAGGCGTTCATGGTCAATGTGAAGAAAGTATGA
- a CDS encoding response regulator has translation MTSEILRGKRILAVDDEPDVLEMVREQLETCEVTTAGGYDEAKELLFEKTFDLALLDIMGVKGFDLLEHCTEKQLPAAMLTAHSITAESVNKAMSLGAISFLPKDELANLPEHVTDIFEGLLQGKSHWRRLFERLGPFFRDRLGLTWENIGKPRNPPYMY, from the coding sequence ATGACCAGTGAGATATTGAGAGGCAAAAGAATTCTTGCTGTGGACGACGAGCCCGATGTGCTTGAAATGGTTCGGGAACAGCTTGAGACATGTGAAGTCACGACAGCAGGAGGCTATGACGAGGCCAAAGAGTTACTCTTCGAGAAAACCTTTGATTTGGCCCTCCTTGACATCATGGGGGTAAAGGGATTCGATTTACTGGAACACTGCACGGAAAAACAATTGCCCGCGGCAATGCTTACAGCTCACTCCATTACTGCCGAGAGTGTGAACAAAGCGATGAGTCTCGGCGCTATCTCCTTCTTGCCAAAAGACGAGCTGGCCAACCTGCCGGAGCATGTTACCGATATTTTTGAGGGGCTCCTTCAGGGAAAGAGCCATTGGAGGCGTTTGTTCGAGCGCTTGGGTCCCTTCTTTCGTGATAGACTCGGACTTACCTGGGAGAATATCGGTAAGCCCAGAAATCCACCATACATGTATTGA
- a CDS encoding FadR/GntR family transcriptional regulator: MPKFKPIRQTRVSDEVTEQIKQSILLGDFKAGDKLPSEHELMEQFQVSRVTVREAIRNLENAGFLATRQGASGGAYVTELSFERLADAFLDLFLVDKISMPELCQARQIIEPEVARVAAMKITPEYSKMLIAALEDEEKPVRTLFDDLETKTTVHTILVEICGNRFIEALVKSLMRVTRQVVATVHQSSESLHPAGMHRPIVEAVLAGKPDEAAEAMRLHAIEFGEIMIEMEKRFRQNMMPGFTVKIPGESSSSILNEKVK; encoded by the coding sequence ATGCCGAAATTTAAACCTATCAGACAGACGAGAGTCTCCGATGAAGTTACCGAACAGATAAAGCAATCCATTCTTCTCGGTGATTTCAAAGCAGGTGACAAACTGCCTTCAGAGCATGAGTTGATGGAGCAGTTCCAAGTCAGCCGGGTTACCGTGCGAGAGGCTATAAGGAATTTAGAGAATGCCGGTTTCCTCGCCACTCGACAGGGGGCTTCCGGCGGCGCTTACGTTACCGAGCTTTCCTTCGAACGTCTTGCAGATGCATTTCTCGATTTATTCCTTGTGGACAAAATCTCCATGCCCGAATTATGCCAGGCACGACAGATCATAGAACCGGAAGTGGCCCGTGTTGCAGCGATGAAGATTACTCCGGAATATTCCAAGATGCTGATCGCTGCTCTGGAAGACGAGGAAAAGCCTGTAAGAACCCTGTTTGACGATTTAGAGACCAAAACCACGGTACATACCATTCTGGTGGAGATCTGCGGTAACCGTTTTATCGAAGCCCTTGTGAAGTCTCTCATGAGGGTTACTCGCCAGGTTGTCGCAACAGTGCATCAAAGTTCGGAATCACTGCATCCGGCTGGTATGCACAGGCCAATCGTCGAAGCCGTGCTCGCAGGAAAACCGGATGAAGCAGCAGAGGCCATGAGGCTCCATGCAATTGAGTTCGGCGAAATAATGATTGAAATGGAAAAAAGATTTCGGCAAAACATGATGCCCGGTTTCACTGTGAAGATTCCCGGAGAATCCAGTTCCTCAATACTGAACGAGAAAGTGAAATAA